A stretch of the Arachis stenosperma cultivar V10309 chromosome 6, arast.V10309.gnm1.PFL2, whole genome shotgun sequence genome encodes the following:
- the LOC130935667 gene encoding uncharacterized protein LOC130935667 isoform X1, whose translation MQATHLSWMKLMDVHESKFNMETRTKILRYINKRMEFVYNALDQEIQKYEKELEKCKHCQQIRTQIQSLKKAIEAMKSTQQPKPSEFSQLSVVDKSGFIDAVKRFKNMIDNVNSRDISLKFTNSQPIFNEEEECLVPAHQVIFMSVFPGNFQPIDQVQDLTIYSHEGRLASTLARVFERTQKITRESHTRINYKSRNTLLVSSKRNEIEEREMRLLMEFDSAFYNLSGLLEKLPEGIKRNLCYLIKDKEDHKCQLCVSELSEESNNKTESTHMIKEEDNASEGHMMKEEDSTSEASLNIIA comes from the exons ATGCAAGCAACACATTTATCATGGATGAAGCTCATGGATGTGCACGAGTCAAAGTTCAATATGGAGACACGGACCAAAATATTGAG atacattaacaagagaatggagttcgtctacaacgcattagatcaagaaattcagAAATACGAAAAAGAActtgaaaaatgcaagcattgtcagcaaataaggacacagatccaatccctaaagaaggccatcgaagcaatgaaatcaacacaacaaccaaaaccatcagagttcagccagctaagcgtggtggacaaatcag gattcattgatgcagtaaagagatttaaaaatatgattgacaacgtaaattcaagggatatatccctaaaatttacgaatagtcaacctatttttaatgaagaagaagaatgcttggttccagcacatcaagtaatcttcatgtccgtcttcccaggaaattttcaaccaattgatcaagttcaagatttaacaatctacagtcatgaaggaagactagccagcacactagcaagggtcttcgaaagaactcaaaagataacaagggaatctcacacaagaatcaattataaaagcagaaatactttgcttgtgtccagtaaaagaaatgaaattgaagaaagagagatgagactcttaaTGGAATTTGACtcagcattctacaacttatctggactcttagaaaagctccccgaagggataaagaggaatctctgctatctgataaaagacaaagaagaccacaagtgccagctatgtgtctcagagttatccgaagaaagcaataataaaacggaatcaacccacatgataaaggaagaAGACAATGCATCTGAAGGTCACATGatgaaagaggaggacagcacatctgaagcatctctcaacattattgcatag
- the LOC130935667 gene encoding chaperone protein dnaJ C76, chloroplastic-like isoform X4, with protein sequence MSLLTSSCYLLSWSKPAQIHGYLNFSKHSKLLRQECTTVRCCSSRSWQTPRAQHNYYELLGVSADSNAQEIREAYRKLQKQHHPDIVGQKGHKYTLLLNEAYEVLMKDDLRRKYDESINQMRIRLGENNTPLGNSTWKGPLRPQALFVDENACIGCRECVYHASNTFIMDEAHGCARVKVQYGDTDQNIEDSLMQ encoded by the exons ATGTCACTTCTAACCTCCAGCTGCTATTTGTTATCATGGTCAAAGCCTGCTCAAATTCATGGTTATCTGAATTTCAGCAAACATTCAAAATTGTTAAG GCAAGAATGCACTACAGTGAGATGCTGTAGTAGTAGATCATGGCAAACACCAAGAGCTCAACACAATTATTACGAATTGCTTGGAGTTTCTGCTGATTCAAATGCCCAAGAAATCAGAGAAGCTTACCGGAAGCTGCAGAAGCAGCATCATCCAGACATTGTTGGCCAAAAG GGTCACAAGTATACTCTATTGTTGAATGAGGCTTATGAGGTGCTGATGAAAGATGATCTAAGGAGAAAATATGACGAATCAATAAATCAAATGAGGATAAGACTTGGGGAAAATAACACTCCCTTGGGCAACAGCACGTGGAAAGGACCCTTAAGACCACAAGCTTTATTTGTTGATGAAAATGCATGCATAG GATGCAGAGAATGTGTTTATCATGCAAGCAACACATTTATCATGGATGAAGCTCATGGATGTGCACGAGTCAAAGTTCAATATGGAGACACGGACCAAAATATTGAG gattcattgatgcagtaa
- the LOC130935667 gene encoding chaperone protein dnaJ C76, chloroplastic-like isoform X3 has protein sequence MSLLTSSCYLLSWSKPAQIHGYLNFSKHSKLLRQECTTVRCCSSRSWQTPRAQHNYYELLGVSADSNAQEIREAYRKLQKQHHPDIVGQKGHKYTLLLNEAYEVLMKDDLRRKYDESINQMRIRLGENNTPLGNSTWKGPLRPQALFVDENACIGCRECVYHASNTFIMDEAHGCARVKVQYGDTDQNIEKTIIFLD, from the exons ATGTCACTTCTAACCTCCAGCTGCTATTTGTTATCATGGTCAAAGCCTGCTCAAATTCATGGTTATCTGAATTTCAGCAAACATTCAAAATTGTTAAG GCAAGAATGCACTACAGTGAGATGCTGTAGTAGTAGATCATGGCAAACACCAAGAGCTCAACACAATTATTACGAATTGCTTGGAGTTTCTGCTGATTCAAATGCCCAAGAAATCAGAGAAGCTTACCGGAAGCTGCAGAAGCAGCATCATCCAGACATTGTTGGCCAAAAG GGTCACAAGTATACTCTATTGTTGAATGAGGCTTATGAGGTGCTGATGAAAGATGATCTAAGGAGAAAATATGACGAATCAATAAATCAAATGAGGATAAGACTTGGGGAAAATAACACTCCCTTGGGCAACAGCACGTGGAAAGGACCCTTAAGACCACAAGCTTTATTTGTTGATGAAAATGCATGCATAG GATGCAGAGAATGTGTTTATCATGCAAGCAACACATTTATCATGGATGAAGCTCATGGATGTGCACGAGTCAAAGTTCAATATGGAGACACGGACCAAAATATTGAG